In a genomic window of Wyeomyia smithii strain HCP4-BCI-WySm-NY-G18 chromosome 1, ASM2978416v1, whole genome shotgun sequence:
- the LOC129717148 gene encoding uncharacterized protein LOC129717148 has product MPPGGDSSDGPAPGGRGFPALGLISQRQDGRYLLLTRSDEGETLEGVSPFLIDKAIKNCCGDVASVKRIREGKILIQTHNEKQANQLKKLTSLIDGLNITISEHATLNTCKVVITCHDLNNIDEKEILQELNGQKVTHVQQIKRKANGQLIKTPCFILTISSTIRPERVKVGFLSVPARPYYPRPVRCFQCWRIGHLARDCRREKTCVNCSEEYHGEESSKSSKCVNCNGNHPANNPKCDVWNTEMDIIQKTCTCKCTCGQVAKAEGSTTNTKASTSSEINSSQIPTKLNGSSPPSSPRTKRDGKTSDDETPATQKTVSKEMDNDKPDPEATKKTRGRTRKKPTPETRNRTDAENGPNDQNA; this is encoded by the exons ATGCCGCCCGGCGGCGACAGCAGCGACGGACCAGCTCCTGGAGGCAGGGGTTTCCCCGCGTTGGGTTTAATCTCGCAACGACAGGATGGACGTTACCTTCTTCTTACGCGCTCGGACGAAGGTGAGACGCTGGAAGGAGTTTCACCATTTTTGATCGATAAAGCGATCAAAAACTGCTGTGGGGACGTGGCCAGCGTGAAACGTATTCGAGAAGGAAAAATATTAATCCAGACACACAACGAAAAGCAAGCGAACCAACTTAAGAAACTAACCTCACTTATTGATGGATTGAACATAACCATATCCGAACACGCCACGTTGAATACATGCAAGGTAGTGATCACGTGTCACGATCTAAATAATATCGACGAGAAGGAAATTTTGCAAGAGCTCAATGGGCAAAAAGTGACTCACGTGCAGCAAATAAAGCGAAAAGCAAACGGTCAACTTATCAAAACCCCTTGCTTCATACTGACAATCTCTTCAACAATACGACCAGAACGAGTCAAAGTAGGATTCCTCAGTGTACCAGCTCGCCCATACTATCCACGACCTGTGCGTTGTTTTCAGTGTTGGAGGATCGGCCATCTTGCTCGTGACTGTCGAAGAGAAAAAACATGTGTTAACTGTTCGGAAGAATATCACGGCGAAGAGAGTTCGAAATCATCAAAATGCGTCAACTGTAATGGAAATCACCCAGCTAACAACCCGAAATGTGACGTCTGGAACACGGAAATGGATATTATTC AGAAGACCTGTACGTGTAAATGCACCTGTGGTCAAGTTGCCAAGGCAGAAGGATCTACTACAAATACAAAAGCTTCGACGTCATCTGAGATCAACAGCAGCCAAATTCCAACTAAATTAAACGGTAGCAGCCCACCTAGCTCCCCCAGAACGAAACGTGACGGAAAAACCAGCGATGATGAAACACCTGCAACCCAGAAGACTGTAAGTAAAGAGATGGACAATGACAAACCTGATCCCGAAGCAACCAAGAAAACTCGCGGACGAACAAGAAAGAAACCAACGCCGGAAACCAGGAACAGAACCGATGCTGAGAATGGACCGAATGACCAAAATGCATAA